One window from the genome of Rhodobacteraceae bacterium S2214 encodes:
- a CDS encoding TRAP transporter small permease subunit produces the protein MDEAETGGLLEWIIPLAFIICMGWVIWHMPSFILDFLPPANESLYGQIEALQLRKDVTPNLGAVVGGHIDIIDLTALVLIPILFVLGMRTIKVATMEFQDWGAIDRVAIFIGRVTMMLVLLMTMVMMYEVFLRYAIEKPTLWANELTLWIAGFVFLCSGFYAMQQRSHIRIFILYEVMPRWAQKACDTASVFFICVFAFFLVFGSYKQVFLTKFYRWEMFGTAFDPPIPATIQPMILIIITLVAIQSVINLIADWNTEPVIASATDMDDEELEAIKRSVGAK, from the coding sequence ATGGACGAAGCAGAAACAGGAGGCTTATTGGAATGGATTATTCCGTTGGCGTTTATCATCTGCATGGGATGGGTGATTTGGCACATGCCGTCGTTCATTCTCGACTTTCTGCCACCCGCGAACGAAAGCCTGTATGGCCAAATCGAAGCATTGCAATTGCGCAAAGACGTCACGCCTAATCTCGGGGCCGTGGTCGGCGGGCACATTGATATCATCGACTTGACAGCGCTGGTCCTTATTCCAATCCTGTTCGTCTTGGGGATGCGGACCATCAAAGTCGCGACGATGGAATTCCAAGACTGGGGCGCCATCGACCGCGTGGCGATTTTCATCGGTCGGGTCACTATGATGTTGGTTTTGCTTATGACAATGGTGATGATGTACGAGGTGTTCCTGCGTTACGCGATTGAGAAACCAACACTTTGGGCGAATGAGCTGACACTGTGGATCGCGGGGTTTGTGTTTCTGTGTTCAGGCTTCTACGCCATGCAGCAACGCAGCCACATCCGTATCTTCATCCTTTACGAAGTGATGCCGCGCTGGGCGCAAAAAGCGTGCGATACGGCTTCGGTCTTCTTCATCTGCGTTTTCGCCTTCTTCCTCGTCTTTGGCAGCTACAAGCAGGTGTTTCTGACCAAATTTTACCGGTGGGAAATGTTCGGCACCGCCTTTGATCCGCCGATCCCCGCGACGATCCAGCCGATGATCCTGATCATCATCACGCTGGTAGCGATCCAGTCTGTGATCAACCTGATCGCCGATTGGAATACCGAACCCGTCATCGCGAGCGCAACGGACATGGATGACGAAGAACTTGAAGCGATCAAACGCAGCGTAGGGGCGAAATAA